One Neodiprion pinetum isolate iyNeoPine1 chromosome 1, iyNeoPine1.2, whole genome shotgun sequence genomic window carries:
- the LOC124219696 gene encoding piggyBac transposable element-derived protein 4-like translates to MTEKSDTGEFYLDDLSDCPDSYSESDSGDDSDSSDIIIRRRRCVLPLTYTDSEEDEINIIENDVNNNENDDEVWSTNDEAVILEPFEGSPGIKIMPSSPENIMDSVNLFIGNDFFEHLVIESNRYHYQVMERYKTSSKPKKWTDITVPELKKFLGLIVLMGQIKKDVVYDYWSTDRTIETPFFSQTMSRNRFVQIMQSWHFSDNNNIPHNSHRLAKIQPAAMGYHLD, encoded by the exons ATGACTGAAAAAAGTGACACCGGAGAGTTTTATTTAGATGATTTGTCAGACTGTCCTGACAGTTATTCAGAAAGTGATAGTGGTGACGACAGTGATAGTAGCGATATCATAATTCGGAGACGAAGGTGTGTATTGCCACTAACATACACTGATTCAGAGgaagatgaaataaatattatcgaaAACGATGTgaataacaatgaaaatgaCGATGAGGTATGGTCGACGAACGACGAGGCAGTAATTCTGGAACCGTTCGAAGGCAGCCCTGGGATAAAAATTATGCCAAGTTCTCCAGAAAATATAATGGACAgtgtcaatttatttattggaaACGACTTTTTCGAACACTTGGTGATAGAATCCAATCGATATCATTACCAGGTCATGGAAAGATATAAAACTTCatcaaaaccaaaaaaatggACTGATATCACGGTACCGGAACTGAAGAAGTTTTTAGGACTAATAGTTCTAATgggacaaataaaaaaagacgTTGTATACGATTACTGGTCAACTGATCGAACTATTGAAACTCCATTCTTCTCACAAACAATGAGCCGAAACAGATTTGTGCAAATTATGCAGAGCTGGCATTTTTCGGACAATAACAACATACCGCACAATTCACATAGGCTTGCTAAAATCCAACCT GCTGCCATGGGGTACCATCTGgactaa